From Candidatus Edwardsbacteria bacterium RifOxyA12_full_54_48, a single genomic window includes:
- a CDS encoding DNA methyltransferase, with product MTFSSNIISVIKRIPHGKVASYGQIAALAGNPRGARAVIWILHSSSGKEKLPWHRVINGKGQISLKPSQGYEEQRVMLESEGVEFSLAGTIDLDIYRWKNEDH from the coding sequence ATGACCTTCTCCTCCAACATAATCTCCGTCATCAAACGCATCCCGCACGGCAAGGTGGCGTCTTATGGGCAGATCGCGGCCCTGGCCGGCAATCCCAGGGGTGCCCGGGCCGTCATCTGGATATTGCATTCCAGCTCGGGCAAGGAAAAACTTCCCTGGCACCGGGTGATAAACGGCAAGGGACAGATATCCCTGAAACCAAGCCAGGGCTACGAGGAACAGCGGGTCATGCTGGAGAGCGAGGGGGTGGAGTTCAGCCTGGCCGGAACGATAGACCTGGACATTTATCGGTGGAAAAATGAGGATCATTAA
- a CDS encoding type III restriction endonuclease subunit R: MNNFEVSEPILNSPFEEPKEFWFIKEGEMAQRKSGRRPSIVYPPSDTDVKWELEGVLAPSRDYSPGYEMVLVNDIRLRVKKWREQGYPGATKISRELMEWWRRDGRKWRLFYAQLEAAETVIFLREARADLRQGLDIPQDHPNESQIAEGIKAFQRYATKMATGTGKTTVMGMLIAWSILNKASDRSNSQYSDVALVMCPTVTIRYRLAELDPNVGEASVYRTRDLVPPHLMPQLLKGKVLVKNWHDFEVKETTSLNNGAKVIRSGVQQTDTETVHISDKSTTARGKRYLSLEDYKKQVSAGLLRVIREETDKQGNLIKAKVESTRYLESDASWLQRVLGRDVGKKENILVFNDEAHHAYRIRPDLKDDLETDLFGEDEEAEEFFQEATIWINGLDRIHKHRGINFCIDLSATPYFLSRVGQDTNKPFPWVVSDFPLTDAIESGLVKIPQFPLRDTSGEERPKYFNLWKWVTGQLTPAEKGASKAAPKPEAILKYANAPIIMLSGEWENLRKQWEKNQDDDRPPVFIIVCKNTKIAKVIYEWIAQDTCPSGIPSLNIASLRNSEKTVNTIRIDSKVVDETDGDNGKSDEMQWLRRTLDTIGKKYWPLDLQGNPIYPPGFEELAKKLKRPLTPPGRDIRCIVSVGMLTEGWDCTTVTHIIGIRPFMSQLLCEQVVGRGLRRSNYSDLDDNGRYPEELAQVLGVPFEVIPYKANPGGTPPPPKIKHHVHAIPEKEYFAISFPRVEGYTQAVSNKIKIDWDQVTPVTLDPAKIPPEVELKAALPSNQGRPSLLGPGRADMLTLEHFRQGHRLQELAFELTKDLVRDLRNRTSKNDLPTHILFPQLLGFVRSYIDNHVKALPPSEKVDLFLSPYYGWAIDNIGKAIKPVDDTGETLEIPRYEQHRGPGSTHEVDYWSSKDVREVTKSHLNYVVADTLRWEQSAAYYIDTHPMVDSFVKNAGLGYSIPYTYNGQPHDYVPDFIIHLKSAPDSQTPYFLILETKGFDEHENEKKAAAQRWVAAVNRDGSYGQWKYIMVRHPGAVKEALDKLA; the protein is encoded by the coding sequence ATGAATAATTTCGAAGTTTCTGAACCAATTCTCAATTCGCCCTTTGAGGAACCCAAGGAATTCTGGTTCATCAAGGAAGGCGAGATGGCCCAGCGCAAGTCCGGCCGGCGTCCTTCCATTGTCTATCCCCCCAGTGACACCGACGTCAAATGGGAACTGGAAGGGGTGTTGGCGCCTTCTCGCGATTATTCGCCCGGCTATGAAATGGTATTGGTCAACGACATCCGCCTACGGGTAAAAAAATGGCGGGAGCAGGGATACCCCGGAGCCACCAAGATATCCCGCGAGTTGATGGAATGGTGGCGGCGGGACGGGCGCAAGTGGCGTTTATTCTATGCCCAGCTGGAGGCGGCCGAGACGGTAATATTCCTGCGCGAGGCCCGGGCCGACCTGCGGCAGGGTCTGGATATCCCCCAGGATCATCCCAACGAGTCTCAAATCGCTGAGGGGATCAAGGCCTTTCAGCGTTATGCCACCAAGATGGCCACCGGCACCGGCAAAACTACCGTGATGGGCATGCTGATCGCCTGGAGCATTTTGAATAAGGCCAGCGACCGTTCTAATTCCCAATACTCGGACGTGGCTCTGGTAATGTGCCCTACTGTGACAATACGCTACCGTTTAGCCGAGCTTGACCCCAATGTTGGAGAAGCCAGCGTTTATCGTACCCGCGATTTGGTGCCCCCCCATCTGATGCCGCAACTGCTTAAAGGCAAGGTGCTGGTAAAGAATTGGCATGACTTTGAGGTCAAGGAAACGACCTCGCTTAACAATGGAGCCAAGGTCATACGTTCCGGCGTTCAGCAAACCGATACCGAGACAGTCCACATCTCCGACAAGTCGACCACGGCCCGGGGCAAGCGCTATCTTTCCCTGGAAGATTACAAAAAACAGGTATCCGCGGGTTTGTTGAGGGTGATAAGAGAGGAGACGGACAAGCAGGGCAATCTTATCAAGGCAAAAGTGGAATCCACCCGGTATCTGGAAAGCGATGCTTCGTGGCTGCAACGAGTATTGGGCCGAGATGTCGGCAAAAAGGAGAATATCCTGGTATTCAACGATGAGGCTCACCACGCCTATCGCATCAGGCCCGACTTAAAAGATGATCTAGAAACCGACCTGTTTGGAGAGGACGAAGAGGCCGAGGAATTCTTTCAGGAGGCCACCATTTGGATCAACGGCTTGGATCGCATCCATAAACACCGGGGCATAAATTTCTGCATTGACCTCTCGGCTACCCCGTATTTCCTAAGCCGGGTGGGCCAGGATACCAACAAACCTTTTCCCTGGGTGGTGAGCGACTTCCCCCTTACCGATGCCATAGAGTCCGGCCTGGTAAAAATCCCCCAATTCCCTCTGCGCGACACTTCAGGAGAAGAGAGGCCCAAATATTTTAACCTTTGGAAATGGGTGACCGGTCAGCTGACACCGGCTGAAAAAGGGGCTTCCAAGGCAGCCCCAAAACCTGAGGCCATCCTAAAATATGCCAATGCTCCCATTATCATGCTGTCCGGTGAGTGGGAAAACCTGCGCAAACAATGGGAGAAGAACCAGGATGATGACCGGCCGCCGGTGTTTATAATAGTCTGCAAAAATACCAAAATAGCCAAAGTCATTTATGAGTGGATCGCCCAGGATACTTGCCCGTCAGGGATCCCTTCGCTAAACATAGCCAGCCTTCGCAACTCAGAAAAAACCGTTAACACTATCCGGATAGATTCAAAAGTGGTTGATGAAACGGACGGCGACAATGGCAAATCGGATGAAATGCAGTGGCTGAGACGCACCCTGGATACTATTGGCAAGAAATATTGGCCGCTTGATCTGCAGGGCAATCCGATATACCCGCCAGGCTTTGAGGAACTGGCCAAGAAATTAAAACGCCCATTAACCCCGCCGGGCCGGGATATACGTTGCATCGTCAGCGTCGGCATGCTGACCGAAGGATGGGATTGCACCACGGTCACCCATATCATCGGCATTAGGCCCTTCATGTCACAATTGTTGTGCGAGCAGGTGGTGGGCCGGGGTCTGCGCCGCAGCAACTATAGCGATCTGGATGATAACGGCCGCTACCCCGAAGAATTGGCCCAGGTGCTGGGCGTGCCTTTTGAGGTTATTCCCTATAAGGCCAATCCCGGTGGAACACCTCCCCCGCCTAAAATAAAACACCATGTTCATGCCATTCCGGAAAAGGAATATTTCGCTATTTCGTTTCCCAGGGTGGAAGGGTATACGCAGGCTGTCAGCAATAAAATAAAAATTGACTGGGATCAGGTTACACCAGTCACTCTAGACCCAGCCAAAATCCCACCGGAAGTTGAATTAAAAGCCGCATTGCCCAGCAATCAAGGCCGGCCATCGCTATTAGGCCCCGGCCGAGCCGATATGTTAACACTTGAGCATTTTCGTCAAGGCCACAGATTGCAGGAGCTGGCTTTTGAATTAACCAAGGACTTGGTGCGCGATTTGCGAAATAGAACATCAAAAAACGATTTACCAACCCATATCCTTTTCCCACAGTTGCTTGGTTTTGTCCGCAGCTATATAGACAACCATGTAAAAGCACTGCCGCCGTCTGAAAAGGTTGATTTATTTCTCTCTCCTTACTATGGTTGGGCGATAGATAACATTGGCAAAGCCATCAAACCGGTTGATGATACAGGAGAGACCTTGGAAATCCCGCGTTATGAGCAGCATCGGGGACCGGGGTCAACCCATGAGGTGGATTACTGGTCATCTAAGGATGTAAGAGAAGTAACAAAAAGCCATCTGAATTATGTGGTCGCCGACACCTTGCGCTGGGAACAATCAGCCGCTTACTATATAGACACCCATCCTATGGTTGATTCATTTGTTAAGAATGCTGGCCTTGGATATTCTATACCATATACCTATAATGGGCAACCCCACGATTATGTGCCCGACTTTATTATCCACCTGAAAAGTGCGCCAGACAGTCAAACACCTTATTTTCTCATTCTGGAAACAAAAGGCTTCGACGAGCACGAAAATGAAAAAAAAGCCGCTGCCCAAAGATGGGTGGCGGCGGTCAACCGGGATGGCAGTTACGGACAATGGAAATATATTATGGTCAGGCATCCTGGTGCGGTGAAAGAGGCTTTAGATAAACTAGCTTAG
- a CDS encoding DNA methylase: protein MVTARLAKTITAGANKQTKDYDHPEATVPLRPDAGTQAQFKKKKPPKVYKYDSSLAPELVWDGQNPAREQGEALITQILESDDLKKAKQAAQELKTLSQPFLNWAGKAERLSFEVPTLPLFVHERLSTKTIIETLKSHRKDAAQLDIYEMIGDPHHSITDQLLKAYEYQDKWTNRVMLGDSLVCMNSLLHYENLGGQVQMIYMDPPYGVKFGSNFQPFVRRRDVKHNDDDNMTREPEMVKAYRDTWELGLHSYLTYMRDRLLLSRELLKDTGSIFVQISDENVHHVRELMDEIFGLENFQALIAFQKSGGAATKRLEQTFDFILWYSKDDTALKYYKYFISKKGNKNFNRDYCFIDLVNGQYRRLTNDEITDDNIIPEGTRRFRLVPCNSQDYSNTRSGSYKFDGVDYYPGKNRHWSVSPEGLDRAAQLNRLVAVGNSLMYKLYVDESPGDPIDAVWTDTAMAGLSGEKFYVVQTNTKVIERCMLMTTSPGDLVLDPTCGSGTTAYVAEQWGRRWITCDVSRVPLALAKQRLLTATFPYFKLKDPKRGPAGGFEYLRRQNRKGEEVGGIVPHITLESIANNQPPKEEVLVDRPEKEEENKIIRVAGPFSFEATIPTPVDWEGDGVEDSGTSPEERNKFIERMLEVLRLSPVIQLPGNRTLAFKNIRPPIKSLSLSAEAVENDKAVAFVFGPENGAVSEKLVYEAAREAHAKGGYVHLYVIGFAIQPNARQLVDNCEQTVGIPATYVQMTPDIMMGDLLKNMRTSQIFSVCGLPDIKVNKSKDDSYQVELLGLDTFDPATMNNDHIKGDEVPAWFLDSDYNGLCFHVTQAFFPRTGAWESLKKALRGAYDEGVWDHLAGTVSAPFSLGEHKTIAVKVIDDRGNELIVTKKME from the coding sequence ATGGTAACTGCGCGTTTGGCAAAGACAATCACCGCCGGGGCCAACAAACAGACCAAGGACTACGACCACCCCGAGGCCACCGTGCCACTGCGGCCGGATGCCGGCACCCAGGCCCAGTTCAAAAAGAAAAAGCCGCCTAAAGTTTATAAATACGATTCCTCGCTCGCCCCGGAACTTGTTTGGGACGGCCAGAACCCGGCCCGGGAGCAGGGTGAAGCCCTCATCACCCAAATTTTGGAATCCGATGACCTAAAAAAAGCCAAGCAGGCCGCACAGGAGCTGAAAACGCTCAGCCAGCCGTTCCTTAATTGGGCGGGCAAGGCCGAGCGCTTGTCGTTCGAGGTGCCCACCCTTCCCCTGTTCGTGCACGAACGGCTCTCAACTAAGACCATTATTGAAACCTTGAAAAGCCATCGTAAGGATGCAGCCCAATTAGATATCTATGAGATGATCGGCGACCCTCACCATAGTATTACCGACCAATTGTTGAAGGCCTATGAATACCAGGATAAGTGGACCAACCGGGTGATGCTGGGCGACTCGCTGGTGTGCATGAACTCGCTGCTGCATTACGAGAACCTGGGCGGCCAGGTGCAGATGATCTACATGGATCCGCCCTACGGGGTGAAGTTCGGCAGCAATTTCCAGCCGTTCGTGCGGCGGCGGGACGTGAAGCACAACGATGACGACAACATGACCCGCGAGCCCGAGATGGTAAAGGCCTATCGGGATACCTGGGAACTGGGCCTGCACAGCTATCTTACCTATATGCGCGACCGATTGCTGCTTTCGCGTGAACTGCTAAAAGATACTGGCAGCATTTTCGTGCAGATAAGCGACGAAAATGTGCATCATGTAAGGGAATTGATGGATGAAATATTTGGTTTAGAGAATTTCCAAGCACTTATTGCTTTTCAAAAATCAGGAGGTGCTGCGACAAAAAGGCTTGAGCAAACATTTGATTTTATTCTATGGTATTCAAAAGATGATACGGCGCTTAAATATTATAAATATTTCATTAGTAAAAAAGGCAATAAAAATTTTAACAGGGATTACTGTTTTATCGACTTAGTAAACGGCCAATATAGACGTTTAACTAACGATGAAATTACGGATGATAATATAATACCAGAAGGTACGAGAAGATTTAGACTTGTTCCATGCAACTCGCAAGATTATAGTAATACTCGCTCTGGTTCATATAAATTTGATGGTGTAGATTACTACCCTGGTAAAAATAGACATTGGTCCGTTTCTCCAGAAGGTTTAGATAGAGCTGCACAGTTAAACAGATTGGTGGCTGTCGGTAATTCTCTTATGTATAAATTATATGTAGATGAATCGCCTGGGGATCCTATAGATGCTGTTTGGACAGATACAGCAATGGCTGGTTTATCGGGCGAAAAATTTTATGTTGTTCAGACTAATACTAAGGTTATTGAGCGTTGTATGCTTATGACTACGTCACCCGGCGATCTCGTACTTGACCCCACCTGCGGCAGCGGCACCACGGCCTATGTGGCCGAGCAATGGGGCCGGCGGTGGATCACCTGCGATGTTTCGCGCGTGCCCTTGGCCCTGGCCAAACAGCGTCTGCTTACGGCCACATTCCCATATTTCAAACTAAAAGACCCAAAACGAGGGCCGGCCGGAGGGTTTGAGTATCTGCGCAGGCAAAACCGCAAAGGCGAGGAAGTGGGCGGCATTGTGCCGCATATTACACTTGAGTCTATCGCCAACAACCAGCCTCCCAAGGAAGAGGTGCTGGTGGACCGGCCGGAAAAAGAGGAAGAAAACAAGATCATCAGGGTGGCCGGGCCGTTCAGCTTTGAGGCCACTATTCCCACCCCGGTGGATTGGGAAGGCGACGGGGTTGAAGATTCCGGCACCAGCCCCGAGGAGCGCAATAAATTTATCGAACGGATGCTGGAAGTGCTGCGCCTCAGCCCGGTGATCCAACTGCCTGGTAACAGGACCCTGGCCTTTAAGAATATCCGGCCTCCTATCAAATCCCTTTCCCTTTCGGCCGAGGCGGTGGAGAACGACAAGGCCGTGGCCTTTGTCTTTGGCCCGGAGAACGGCGCGGTCAGCGAGAAATTAGTCTACGAGGCGGCCCGCGAGGCCCACGCCAAGGGAGGCTATGTCCATTTGTACGTCATCGGCTTTGCCATCCAACCCAATGCCCGCCAGTTGGTGGATAATTGCGAGCAGACTGTGGGCATCCCGGCCACCTACGTCCAGATGACCCCGGACATCATGATGGGTGATCTGCTGAAGAACATGCGCACCAGCCAGATATTCTCGGTCTGCGGCCTGCCGGACATCAAGGTAAATAAAAGCAAGGACGACAGCTATCAGGTGGAACTTCTGGGATTGGATACTTTTGACCCGGCCACCATGAACAACGATCACATCAAGGGCGACGAGGTGCCAGCCTGGTTCTTGGATTCCGATTACAATGGGCTTTGTTTCCATGTAACCCAGGCCTTCTTCCCCCGTACCGGAGCCTGGGAGAGCCTTAAAAAGGCTTTGCGCGGGGCCTACGACGAGGGGGTGTGGGACCATCTGGCCGGAACTGTCAGCGCGCCGTTCAGTTTGGGCGAGCATAAGACCATTGCGGTGAAGGTTATCGACGACAGGGGGAATGAGTTGATCGTGACCAAGAAGATGGAATAG